In Mus musculus strain 129X1/SvJ chromosome 17 genomic contig, GRCm38.p6 alternate locus group 129X1/SvJ 129X1/SVJ_MMCHR17_CTG2, the following proteins share a genomic window:
- the Ppt2 gene encoding lysosomal thioesterase PPT2 precursor, translating to MPGLWRQRLPSAWALLLLPFLPLLMPAAPAAHRGSYKPVIVVHGLFDSSYSFRHLLDYINETHTGTVVTVLDLFDGRESLRPLWEQVQGFREAVVPIMEKAPEGVHLICYSQGGLVCRALLSVMDNHNVDSFISLSSPQMGQYGDTDYLKWLFPTSMRSNLYRVCYSPWGQEFSICNYWHDPHHDDLYLNASSFLALINGERDHPNATAWRKNFLRVGRLVLIGGPDDGVITPWQSSFFGFYDANETVLEMEEQPVYLRDSFGLKTLLARGAIVRCPMAGISHTTWHSNRTLYDTCIEPWLS from the exons ATGCCGGGGCTATGGAGGCAGAGGCTTCCTTCGGCTTGGGCTTTGCTTCTCCTGCCGTTCCTGCCGCTGCTGATGCCCGCAGCCCCCGCAGCCCACCGCGGGTCCTACAAGCCCGTGATCGTGGTGCACGGGCTCTTTGACAGTTCATACAGCTTCCGCCACCTGCTGGACTATATCAATGAG ACACACACCGGGACTGTGGTGACAGTGCTTGATCTCTTCGATGGCAGAGAGAGTTTGCGGCCCCTGTGGGAACAGGTACAAGGGTTCCGAGAGGCTGTGGTCCCCATCATGGAAAAGGCCCCTGAAGGAGTGCACCTCATCTGCTACTCCCAGG GGGGCCTGGTGTGCCGTGCTTTGCTGTCTGTCATGGATAACCACAATGTGGACTCTttcatctccctctcctccccacagATGGGCCAGTATGGAG ACACGGACTATTTGAAATGGCTCTTCCCCACGTCCATGCGGTCTAACCTCTATCGGGTCTGCTATAGTCCTTGGGGCCAGGAATTTTCCATTTGCAACTACTGGCACG ATCCTCACCACGATGACTTGTACCTCAATGCCAGCAGCTTTCTGGCCCTCATCAATGGGGAAAGAGACCATCCCAATGCCACTG CATGGCGGAAGAACTTCCTTCGCGTGGGCCGTCTGGTGCTGATTGGGGGTCCTGATGATGGCGTTATCACTCCCTGGCAATCTAG CTTCTTTGGTTTCTATGATGCCAATGAGACAGTTCTGGAGATGGAGGAGCAGCCG GTGTATCTTCGAGATTCTTTTGGGTTGAAGACTCTCCTGGCCCGGGGGGCCATAGTGAGGTGTCCCATGGCTGGCATCTCTCACACCACGTGGCACTCTAACCGTACGCTCTACGATACTTGCATTGAGCCGTGGCTCTCCTGA
- the Prrt1 gene encoding proline-rich transmembrane protein 1 isoform 3 (isoform 3 is encoded by transcript variant 3), which produces MSSEKSGDSLRGSTSPTTACGRRPAPTSACPDGPSPGLRGSHARGGGGHVAAGGLRGAGLPAAAAAVHCLCPCVSGGHALRRRDPRGSWSDLHSAPAAPGPRIGSVGAQASATRLHAHRCADHHLLLLAHRHHRHLQGRAGAHGFGPRRFGVCRDRFTRSPEFLLHLPGRGHRSHGALYHPHCSHHHRRPAPRKLLGSLKTSPSRPHSVPPNLPGASRSSAAYPTRALHSLLRRRWTSRHHKLRPHGTSGPESTLSSSGTPLTPTSSAALESAPNPNPPVALVSHPIKVQCQGRSSPRLLSPVGVRSQKPCLIYELHPNSHKPRLQVGRPRLLFRLLGCSV; this is translated from the exons ATGTCGTCAGAAAagtcag GAGACTCGCTTCGAGGGTCCACTTCCCCCACCACCGCCTGCGGCCGCCGCCCCGCCCCCACCAGCGCCTGCCCCGACGGCCCAAGCCCCGGGCTTCGTGGTTCCCACGCACGCGGGGGCGGTGGGCACGTTGCCGCTGGGGGGCTACGTGGCGCCGGGCTACCCGCTGCAGCTGCAGCCGTGCACTGCTTATGTCCCTGTGTATCCGGTGGGCACG CCCTACGCAGGCGGGACCCCCGGGGGTCCTGGAGTGACCTCCACTCTGCCCCCGCCGCCCCAGGGCCCAGGATTGGCTCTGTTGGAGCCCAGGCGTCCGCCACACGACTACATGCCCATCGCTGTGCTGACCACCATCTGCTGCTTCTGGCCCACAGGCATCATCGCCATCTTCAAGGCCGTGCAG GTGCGCACGGCTTTGGCCCGCGGAGATTTGGTGTCTGCCGAGATCGCTTCACGCGAAGCCCGGAATTTCTCCTTCATCTCCCTGGCCGTGGGCATCGCAGCCATGGTGCTTTGTACCATCCTCACTGTAGTCATCATCATCGCCGCCCAGCACCACGAAAACTACTGGGATCCCTAAAAACGTCCCCATCTCGGCCCCACTCCGTGCCCCCCAACCTCCCAGGCGCGTCGCGCAGTTCTGCCGCCTACCCAACGCGCGCCCTGCACAGCCTCCTGAGGCGCCGCTGGACGTCCAGACATCATAAACTCCGCCCCCACGGAACCTCTGGCCCAGAGAGTACGCTCAGTTCCTCAGGAACCCCTCTAACACCCACATCCTCAGCGGCACTGGAATCCGCGCCAAACCCCAATCCTCCAGTCGCCCTAGTTTCCCACCCCATCAAAGTGCAGTGCCAGGGGAGGAGCTCTCCTCGTCTCCTCTCCCCAGTAGGAGTCAGGTCCCAGAAGCCCTGCCTCATCTATGAGCTCCACCCCAACTCCCACAAACCCCGCCTCCAGGTCGGCAGGCCCCGCCTTCTTTTTCGTCTTTTGGGGTGTTCAGTCTGA
- the Prrt1 gene encoding proline-rich transmembrane protein 1 isoform 4 (isoform 4 is encoded by transcript variant 4): MSSEKSALRRRDPRGSWSDLHSAPAAPGPRIGSVGAQASATRLHAHRCADHHLLLLAHRHHRHLQGRAGAHGFGPRRFGVCRDRFTRSPEFLLHLPGRGHRSHGALYHPHCSHHHRRPAPRKLLGSLKTSPSRPHSVPPNLPGASRSSAAYPTRALHSLLRRRWTSRHHKLRPHGTSGPESTLSSSGTPLTPTSSAALESAPNPNPPVALVSHPIKVQCQGRSSPRLLSPVGVRSQKPCLIYELHPNSHKPRLQVGRPRLLFRLLGCSV; the protein is encoded by the exons ATGTCGTCAGAAAagtcag CCCTACGCAGGCGGGACCCCCGGGGGTCCTGGAGTGACCTCCACTCTGCCCCCGCCGCCCCAGGGCCCAGGATTGGCTCTGTTGGAGCCCAGGCGTCCGCCACACGACTACATGCCCATCGCTGTGCTGACCACCATCTGCTGCTTCTGGCCCACAGGCATCATCGCCATCTTCAAGGCCGTGCAG GTGCGCACGGCTTTGGCCCGCGGAGATTTGGTGTCTGCCGAGATCGCTTCACGCGAAGCCCGGAATTTCTCCTTCATCTCCCTGGCCGTGGGCATCGCAGCCATGGTGCTTTGTACCATCCTCACTGTAGTCATCATCATCGCCGCCCAGCACCACGAAAACTACTGGGATCCCTAAAAACGTCCCCATCTCGGCCCCACTCCGTGCCCCCCAACCTCCCAGGCGCGTCGCGCAGTTCTGCCGCCTACCCAACGCGCGCCCTGCACAGCCTCCTGAGGCGCCGCTGGACGTCCAGACATCATAAACTCCGCCCCCACGGAACCTCTGGCCCAGAGAGTACGCTCAGTTCCTCAGGAACCCCTCTAACACCCACATCCTCAGCGGCACTGGAATCCGCGCCAAACCCCAATCCTCCAGTCGCCCTAGTTTCCCACCCCATCAAAGTGCAGTGCCAGGGGAGGAGCTCTCCTCGTCTCCTCTCCCCAGTAGGAGTCAGGTCCCAGAAGCCCTGCCTCATCTATGAGCTCCACCCCAACTCCCACAAACCCCGCCTCCAGGTCGGCAGGCCCCGCCTTCTTTTTCGTCTTTTGGGGTGTTCAGTCTGA
- the Prrt1 gene encoding proline-rich transmembrane protein 1 isoform 1 (isoform 1 is encoded by transcript variant 1), with protein MSSEKSGLPDSVPHTSPPPYNAPQPPAEPPIPPPQTAPSSHHHHHHHYHQSGTATLPRLGAGGLASAAASAQRGPSSSATLPRPPHHAPPGPAAGAPPPGCATLPRMPPDPYLQETRFEGPLPPPPPAAAAPPPPAPAPTAQAPGFVVPTHAGAVGTLPLGGYVAPGYPLQLQPCTAYVPVYPVGTPYAGGTPGGPGVTSTLPPPPQGPGLALLEPRRPPHDYMPIAVLTTICCFWPTGIIAIFKAVQVRTALARGDLVSAEIASREARNFSFISLAVGIAAMVLCTILTVVIIIAAQHHENYWDP; from the exons ATGTCGTCAGAAAagtcag GCCTTCCAGACTCGGTTCCCCACACTTCACCGCCGCCCTACAATGCCCCCCAGCCACCGGCCGAGCCCCCCATCCCGCCCCCACAAACGGCCCCATCctcacatcaccaccaccaccaccattaccaccagtCTGGCACCGCCACCCTCCCGCGCTTAGGAGCAGGTGGCCTGGCCTCTGCTGCGGCCAGTGCTCAACGCGGTCCTTCGTCTTCCGCCACGCTACCGCGGCCCCCCCACCATGCCCCGCCCGGCCCCGCCGCTGGGGCTCCCCCACCCGGCTGTGCTACCTTACCCCGCATGCCACCCGACCCTTATCTGCAGGAGACTCGCTTCGAGGGTCCACTTCCCCCACCACCGCCTGCGGCCGCCGCCCCGCCCCCACCAGCGCCTGCCCCGACGGCCCAAGCCCCGGGCTTCGTGGTTCCCACGCACGCGGGGGCGGTGGGCACGTTGCCGCTGGGGGGCTACGTGGCGCCGGGCTACCCGCTGCAGCTGCAGCCGTGCACTGCTTATGTCCCTGTGTATCCGGTGGGCACG CCCTACGCAGGCGGGACCCCCGGGGGTCCTGGAGTGACCTCCACTCTGCCCCCGCCGCCCCAGGGCCCAGGATTGGCTCTGTTGGAGCCCAGGCGTCCGCCACACGACTACATGCCCATCGCTGTGCTGACCACCATCTGCTGCTTCTGGCCCACAGGCATCATCGCCATCTTCAAGGCCGTGCAG GTGCGCACGGCTTTGGCCCGCGGAGATTTGGTGTCTGCCGAGATCGCTTCACGCGAAGCCCGGAATTTCTCCTTCATCTCCCTGGCCGTGGGCATCGCAGCCATGGTGCTTTGTACCATCCTCACTGTAGTCATCATCATCGCCGCCCAGCACCACGAAAACTACTGGGATCCCTAA
- the Prrt1 gene encoding proline-rich transmembrane protein 1 isoform 2 (isoform 2 is encoded by transcript variant 2), which produces MRFPGLPDSVPHTSPPPYNAPQPPAEPPIPPPQTAPSSHHHHHHHYHQSGTATLPRLGAGGLASAAASAQRGPSSSATLPRPPHHAPPGPAAGAPPPGCATLPRMPPDPYLQETRFEGPLPPPPPAAAAPPPPAPAPTAQAPGFVVPTHAGAVGTLPLGGYVAPGYPLQLQPCTAYVPVYPVGTPYAGGTPGGPGVTSTLPPPPQGPGLALLEPRRPPHDYMPIAVLTTICCFWPTGIIAIFKAVQVRTALARGDLVSAEIASREARNFSFISLAVGIAAMVLCTILTVVIIIAAQHHENYWDP; this is translated from the exons ATGAGATTCCCAG GCCTTCCAGACTCGGTTCCCCACACTTCACCGCCGCCCTACAATGCCCCCCAGCCACCGGCCGAGCCCCCCATCCCGCCCCCACAAACGGCCCCATCctcacatcaccaccaccaccaccattaccaccagtCTGGCACCGCCACCCTCCCGCGCTTAGGAGCAGGTGGCCTGGCCTCTGCTGCGGCCAGTGCTCAACGCGGTCCTTCGTCTTCCGCCACGCTACCGCGGCCCCCCCACCATGCCCCGCCCGGCCCCGCCGCTGGGGCTCCCCCACCCGGCTGTGCTACCTTACCCCGCATGCCACCCGACCCTTATCTGCAGGAGACTCGCTTCGAGGGTCCACTTCCCCCACCACCGCCTGCGGCCGCCGCCCCGCCCCCACCAGCGCCTGCCCCGACGGCCCAAGCCCCGGGCTTCGTGGTTCCCACGCACGCGGGGGCGGTGGGCACGTTGCCGCTGGGGGGCTACGTGGCGCCGGGCTACCCGCTGCAGCTGCAGCCGTGCACTGCTTATGTCCCTGTGTATCCGGTGGGCACG CCCTACGCAGGCGGGACCCCCGGGGGTCCTGGAGTGACCTCCACTCTGCCCCCGCCGCCCCAGGGCCCAGGATTGGCTCTGTTGGAGCCCAGGCGTCCGCCACACGACTACATGCCCATCGCTGTGCTGACCACCATCTGCTGCTTCTGGCCCACAGGCATCATCGCCATCTTCAAGGCCGTGCAG GTGCGCACGGCTTTGGCCCGCGGAGATTTGGTGTCTGCCGAGATCGCTTCACGCGAAGCCCGGAATTTCTCCTTCATCTCCCTGGCCGTGGGCATCGCAGCCATGGTGCTTTGTACCATCCTCACTGTAGTCATCATCATCGCCGCCCAGCACCACGAAAACTACTGGGATCCCTAA